From one Ochrobactrum vermis genomic stretch:
- a CDS encoding M16 family metallopeptidase has product MNNPSLRRLLLSTALGFVLILPLTNGAVRAESQPAANAEAQLAPTPASPTSAVQATPPEIIQSDGVSHFALPNGLEVVVIPDHRAPVVTQMIWYHVGSADEAPGVSGIAHFLEHLMFKGTTNHPAGEFSAKVASIGGQENAFTSYDYTAYFQRVSPEALEMVMQFEADRMENLVLNEEAVKTERDVILEERRMRVDSNPASMLMENTDAVLFYNHPYRKPVIGWQQEMEKLSLKNAIDFYQQYYTPNNATLVIAGDVSPERVRDLTLQTWAKVPKRAEVLPRERPQEPAKHAARIVTLHDERVSTPSFRMSWLVPSYTNEKRFPNVKPGDAPALDLLSEILGGSLRSRLYQELIVKQGIAANTGASYDSDALDDGTFSVYGAPRNGATLGDVEKAVEAEVARIIKDGVNQTELDQARNRFLKAVIFARDSQTGMARIYGSTLSVGQTVDDIQKWPEIIKGVTVDQIKDVATRYLVKDQSVTSYLLPPDAEPESARENPAASAGGAGADGAGGAIQ; this is encoded by the coding sequence GTGAATAACCCCTCACTCCGGCGCTTGCTATTGTCCACCGCCTTGGGTTTCGTGCTGATTTTACCATTGACGAATGGTGCTGTCCGGGCAGAAAGCCAACCTGCTGCAAACGCAGAAGCACAACTGGCACCGACGCCCGCGTCACCGACATCTGCCGTGCAGGCAACGCCTCCTGAAATTATCCAGTCGGATGGGGTCAGTCACTTTGCTTTGCCAAATGGTCTGGAAGTAGTCGTCATTCCCGATCATCGCGCTCCGGTGGTGACGCAGATGATCTGGTACCATGTGGGGTCGGCCGATGAAGCGCCCGGTGTTTCGGGGATCGCGCATTTCCTCGAACATTTGATGTTCAAGGGAACAACGAACCATCCGGCTGGCGAATTCTCTGCGAAAGTCGCCTCCATCGGGGGACAGGAAAACGCCTTCACTTCTTATGATTATACAGCTTATTTCCAGCGCGTATCTCCTGAAGCACTGGAAATGGTGATGCAGTTCGAAGCGGACCGGATGGAAAATCTGGTGCTCAATGAGGAAGCCGTAAAAACCGAACGGGACGTCATTCTGGAAGAGCGTCGGATGCGGGTTGATTCCAATCCGGCATCCATGCTGATGGAGAATACCGACGCAGTTCTTTTCTATAATCATCCTTACCGCAAGCCTGTCATCGGCTGGCAACAGGAAATGGAAAAGCTGAGCCTCAAGAACGCCATCGACTTTTATCAGCAATATTACACGCCGAACAACGCAACGCTCGTTATCGCTGGCGACGTTTCGCCGGAACGCGTGCGCGATCTGACCTTGCAAACCTGGGCAAAAGTGCCGAAACGCGCCGAGGTCTTGCCACGTGAACGCCCGCAGGAGCCTGCGAAGCATGCAGCCCGCATCGTTACCCTGCACGATGAGCGCGTCAGCACCCCCTCGTTCCGTATGTCCTGGCTGGTTCCCTCCTATACGAATGAGAAACGGTTTCCGAATGTAAAACCGGGCGATGCGCCAGCTCTCGATCTCTTAAGCGAAATTCTTGGCGGTTCACTGCGCTCGCGTCTTTATCAAGAACTGATCGTCAAACAGGGCATAGCCGCCAATACGGGCGCAAGCTACGATAGTGATGCGCTTGATGACGGCACTTTTTCGGTTTATGGCGCGCCCCGTAATGGTGCGACGCTCGGAGACGTTGAAAAGGCAGTTGAGGCCGAAGTGGCGCGGATTATCAAGGATGGCGTCAACCAAACTGAACTTGATCAAGCCCGCAATCGTTTCCTGAAGGCAGTAATCTTTGCACGTGATAGCCAGACGGGTATGGCTCGGATTTATGGCTCGACGCTGTCTGTTGGACAAACGGTTGACGATATCCAGAAATGGCCTGAGATCATCAAAGGCGTCACGGTCGATCAGATCAAAGACGTGGCAACGCGCTATCTCGTCAAAGACCAATCGGTAACAAGTTACCTGCTTCCACCAGATGCGGAGCCTGAAAGTGCTCGCGAGAATCCGGCCGCGTCGGCAGGAGGCGCCGGTGCCGATGGTGCGGGAGGAGCGATCCAGTGA
- the rsmD gene encoding 16S rRNA (guanine(966)-N(2))-methyltransferase RsmD, whose translation MRIVGGKFRGRALVTPSTNAIRPTTDRTRESLFNILAHNFPDKVEGARVLDLFAGTGALGLEALSRGARYAIFVEESAEGRGLLRQNIEAFGLQGHTKILRRDACQLGIVGTMEPFDLIFADPPYGRRMGEKAFLSALQGGWLNPDALLVLEEDAEAALELDERFVVLEERNYGGTIIRLIQLKAAG comes from the coding sequence GTGCGGATCGTCGGCGGTAAGTTTCGCGGCCGAGCGCTCGTAACACCTTCGACCAACGCCATCCGCCCCACCACCGACCGCACACGCGAGAGTCTGTTCAATATTCTCGCGCATAATTTCCCCGACAAGGTAGAGGGCGCACGCGTCCTCGACCTATTCGCAGGGACAGGAGCGCTTGGTCTGGAAGCTTTGTCGCGTGGCGCCCGCTACGCGATCTTCGTGGAAGAATCTGCGGAAGGGCGGGGATTATTACGCCAGAATATTGAGGCTTTCGGTCTTCAGGGACACACCAAGATTTTGCGACGGGACGCCTGCCAGTTGGGTATCGTCGGAACGATGGAGCCGTTTGACCTGATTTTTGCTGACCCTCCCTACGGACGCCGTATGGGGGAAAAGGCATTTTTATCAGCGCTTCAGGGTGGTTGGCTTAATCCTGACGCACTTTTGGTGCTTGAAGAAGATGCGGAGGCAGCTCTTGAGCTCGATGAGCGATTCGTCGTGCTGGAAGAGCGCAACTACGGGGGCACGATCATTCGGCTGATCCAGTTGAAAGCCGCCGGTTGA